The sequence GCAGCCGTCGTTCGGCGGCGGCGACGAGGGCCGTCCGGTCCGGGTCGCGGTCGGGGATGTCGAGGATGTGGGGCAGATCCTCCGCCCCATCGGGGAGCGTCGGGAAGGCGACCGGTCCCGCCGCGAGCAACGCCTCTTCCCTCTCCGCCCCGTCGACGGCGACGAGATAGTAGTTCTCGATAGCGGCGTCGATGGCGGCGGAAACGGCGCCATCGTCCGTTTCCGATCCCTGTTTGAAGGCGAGTTCGGCGAGGGCGCGTTCGAGTTCCGCTCGCGTCACCGCACCGAAGAGGTCGGCCACAGCGGCGAGTTCGTCGCCCGTGTCGGTGGGGATGCTCATCGGACCGCCTCCAGATCGGCCGTCGCGGCCTCGGCGATGTCGGCGGGGGACAGCGGGGCGTCGACCCAGGTCGGCAAGCGACGGTCCGGACCCGGT comes from Haloplanus sp. XH21 and encodes:
- a CDS encoding DUF7109 family protein; the protein is MSIPTDTGDELAAVADLFGAVTRAELERALAELAFKQGSETDDGAVSAAIDAAIENYYLVAVDGAEREEALLAAGPVAFPTLPDGAEDLPHILDIPDRDPDRTALVAAAERRLRADAARAVDAEDADRIAQLLDVSYDLETWGGTDVSDVRRRLDDARENHN